A region of Micromonospora chokoriensis DNA encodes the following proteins:
- a CDS encoding glycosyltransferase, with translation MRIAHVSDSHLDNPEGVATSVGTTVALLRAAGHRVVLHCPGPLLRRHRRPGEVPSLTVPTRPYRLAVPRSPDAPADVVHVHTTGPLGVAGLRWAAARGVPTVLTWHTDLIAYAAHYPEIPIGAAYAGLRLGLRWHARDLWALGRPGPDRQTRLAELGRCLLAHTSVLVAPSAKTASMMAAMAGRTPIVVLPTPAAAPRADADDRRRLRARLGIPTDALVLLAVGRATPEKNPELLLAAFAQVRETLPAAHLVLLGARRHRLAIRRAAHRYGVAGALRLLRPVPHDRVGAHYRAADVLAFTSTTDTQGLVLAEAEAYGLPVAMVDTALVRRPGTGTTRPVAEPTAAAYGALLTRLLTDGELRAEVIRDGRAAVAAWSGERYLAELVRLYAALPGPVEATP, from the coding sequence GTGCGCATCGCCCACGTCAGCGACAGCCACCTCGACAACCCGGAGGGGGTGGCGACCTCGGTCGGCACCACTGTGGCGCTGCTGCGCGCCGCCGGGCACCGGGTCGTCCTGCACTGCCCGGGCCCCCTGCTGCGGCGGCACCGACGACCGGGTGAGGTGCCGTCGCTGACGGTGCCGACCCGCCCCTACCGGCTGGCAGTGCCCCGGTCACCGGACGCACCGGCGGACGTGGTGCACGTGCACACCACCGGCCCGCTCGGCGTCGCCGGTCTGCGGTGGGCCGCCGCTCGGGGCGTACCGACGGTGCTGACCTGGCACACCGACCTGATCGCGTACGCGGCGCACTACCCGGAGATCCCGATCGGGGCGGCGTACGCGGGCCTGCGGCTGGGCCTGCGCTGGCACGCGCGGGACCTGTGGGCGCTCGGGCGGCCCGGCCCTGACCGGCAGACCCGACTGGCGGAACTCGGGCGGTGCCTGCTGGCGCACACCAGTGTCCTGGTCGCGCCCTCGGCGAAGACCGCGTCGATGATGGCGGCCATGGCGGGGCGTACCCCGATCGTGGTCCTGCCGACCCCGGCCGCCGCGCCGCGCGCCGACGCCGACGACCGGCGGCGGTTGCGGGCCCGGCTGGGCATCCCGACGGACGCGCTGGTCCTGCTGGCGGTGGGCCGGGCCACGCCGGAGAAGAACCCGGAGCTGCTGCTCGCCGCCTTCGCCCAGGTCCGCGAGACGTTGCCGGCGGCCCACCTGGTGCTGCTGGGTGCCCGACGGCACCGGCTCGCGATCCGGCGGGCGGCCCACCGGTACGGGGTCGCCGGCGCGTTGCGCCTGCTGCGCCCGGTGCCGCACGACCGGGTCGGCGCCCACTACCGGGCGGCGGACGTGCTCGCGTTCACCTCCACCACCGACACGCAGGGCCTGGTGCTCGCCGAAGCCGAGGCGTACGGACTGCCGGTGGCCATGGTGGACACCGCGCTGGTCCGGCGGCCGGGCACCGGCACCACCCGTCCGGTCGCCGAGCCCACCGCCGCCGCGTACGGCGCGTTGCTGACCCGGCTGTTGACCGACGGCGAGCTGCGCGCGGAGGTGATCCGGGACGGCCGGGCGGCGGTAGCGGCCTGGTCCGGGGAGCGCTACCTGGCCGAGCTGGTCAGGCTGTACGCGGCACTGCCCGGCCCGGTGGAGGCGACGCCGTGA
- a CDS encoding GNAT family N-acetyltransferase, with amino-acid sequence MELTLTPMTAPELARLLGPLEQGYADDLVAHRGLSPEAARKRSVDQIREALPAGAATEAALLRVGRVDDTEVGWIWVTLPPAGGSRQAWIHNIEVHPEHRGRGYARRMIQLIEVELAHLGVPELGLNVFGTNTVAIGLYRSLGFEVTSQQMAKRIAPTS; translated from the coding sequence GTGGAGTTGACGTTGACGCCGATGACGGCACCGGAGCTGGCCCGGTTGCTGGGGCCGCTGGAGCAGGGGTACGCCGACGACCTGGTGGCACACCGGGGGTTGAGCCCGGAGGCGGCCCGCAAACGGTCGGTCGACCAGATCCGGGAGGCGCTGCCGGCCGGCGCGGCGACCGAGGCGGCGCTGCTGCGGGTGGGGCGGGTCGACGACACCGAGGTCGGCTGGATCTGGGTGACCCTGCCTCCGGCAGGCGGCTCCCGCCAGGCCTGGATCCACAACATCGAGGTGCACCCGGAGCACCGGGGACGCGGCTACGCGCGGCGGATGATCCAGCTCATCGAGGTCGAACTCGCCCACCTCGGCGTACCCGAGCTGGGATTGAACGTGTTCGGGACGAACACCGTGGCGATCGGTCTCTACCGCAGCCTGGGGTTCGAGGTGACGTCGCAGCAGATGGCGAAGCGGATCGCCCCGACGAGCTGA
- a CDS encoding Pr6Pr family membrane protein, whose translation MTDQPDRVLRVGTAAVVAVGLVLALVAARDEPVELLFYFTVQVDLAYLVVLLAGGGDRLRTALTVYLVGTAVVFVLVLANPWSRYAMVANADARGTISDAGNLLLHVVAPPLAAAHWLVRRPRVALRPAYAVSLLGYPLVWLTVILVRGALGGAEDRYLYPFLDVPRLGYPTVVLNAVLFAVSLLVIALTAVHLTRRHAR comes from the coding sequence GTGACGGACCAACCTGACCGGGTGCTGCGGGTGGGCACCGCGGCGGTGGTGGCCGTCGGGCTGGTCCTCGCCCTGGTCGCCGCCCGTGACGAGCCGGTCGAACTGCTCTTCTACTTCACCGTGCAGGTCGACCTGGCCTACCTGGTGGTGCTGCTGGCCGGGGGCGGTGACCGGCTACGTACCGCGCTCACCGTCTACCTCGTCGGCACCGCGGTGGTCTTCGTCCTGGTGCTGGCCAACCCGTGGAGCCGCTACGCCATGGTGGCGAACGCCGACGCCCGAGGGACGATCTCCGACGCCGGCAACCTGCTGCTGCACGTCGTGGCACCGCCGCTGGCCGCCGCCCACTGGCTCGTCCGTCGACCCCGGGTCGCGCTGCGCCCGGCGTACGCGGTCAGCCTGCTCGGCTATCCGCTGGTGTGGCTGACGGTCATCCTGGTCCGGGGTGCCCTCGGCGGGGCCGAGGACCGCTACCTGTACCCGTTCCTCGACGTGCCTCGACTCGGCTATCCCACTGTCGTCCTCAACGCCGTGCTCTTCGCCGTCAGCCTGCTCGTGATCGCCCTGACCGCCGTACACCTGACCCGACGTCACGCGCGATGA
- a CDS encoding DinB family protein, with translation MEQTIDPSLGPVLARTGDERAVLSSFLDFHRGVLLRKLRGLSDADAARRLVPSATTLAGLVKHLTLVERNWFPTLLAPEPGDVYLTSEEDAVASFTLGEQETVAELVAAYERACARSRAVAASLDLDHVVPHPQLGEVSLRWILVHMIEETARHAGHADILRELTDGECGAI, from the coding sequence ATGGAGCAGACGATCGATCCCTCGCTCGGTCCGGTGCTCGCCCGCACCGGCGACGAGCGTGCCGTGCTGAGTTCGTTTCTCGACTTCCACCGTGGGGTGCTGCTGCGCAAGCTGCGCGGTCTCTCCGACGCCGACGCCGCCCGCCGACTGGTGCCCTCGGCCACCACGCTCGCCGGGCTGGTCAAGCACCTGACACTGGTCGAGCGGAACTGGTTCCCGACCCTGCTGGCCCCCGAGCCCGGCGACGTCTACCTGACCTCGGAAGAGGACGCGGTGGCGAGCTTCACCCTCGGCGAGCAGGAGACCGTCGCCGAGCTCGTCGCCGCGTACGAGCGGGCCTGCGCCCGGTCCCGGGCGGTCGCCGCGAGCCTCGACCTCGACCACGTGGTGCCGCACCCGCAGCTCGGCGAGGTGTCGCTGCGCTGGATCCTGGTGCACATGATCGAGGAGACGGCCCGCCACGCGGGTCACGCCGACATCCTGCGCGAGCTGACCGACGGCGAGTGCGGCGCGATCTGA
- a CDS encoding polysaccharide pyruvyl transferase family protein encodes MTHGGGLTIGVLGSYGGRNLGDEAILTGLLTDLRTQEPNARIIVFSRNPEHTRAAHPDVEAVPWEGVSRTDSALVLAQLDLLILGGGGILYDREARRYLRVVRVAQERGLPLITYAVGVGPLGEAVDTGMVRETLSSAIQVTVRDQESRMVLEEAGLLNPITVTADPAFLLQPEDFPAHLLAEEGVPVGQRLVGISVREPGRAAERLDVDGYHRLLAQIGDFLVHRIDACVLFVPMERDDIRHAHGVLSHMVAADRGRILHGTYSPQQILGLMRHFDLAVGMRLHFLIFAAMVGTPFLPLPYAGKVFDLAQRLGVPALRGVEREVEGPLLAEVDRLWDEREQRAEGTARRVAEVCDQARGTSEVTRGVLESLRRQTLTRV; translated from the coding sequence ATGACGCACGGCGGCGGACTGACCATCGGTGTGCTGGGCTCGTACGGTGGACGAAACCTCGGCGACGAGGCGATCCTCACCGGCCTGCTCACCGACCTTCGCACGCAGGAACCCAACGCCCGGATCATCGTCTTCTCCCGTAACCCGGAGCACACCCGGGCGGCCCACCCGGACGTCGAGGCGGTGCCCTGGGAGGGCGTCAGCCGCACCGACTCCGCGCTGGTCCTGGCCCAGCTCGACCTGCTCATCCTGGGCGGGGGAGGCATCCTCTACGACCGGGAGGCCCGCCGCTACCTGCGGGTGGTCCGGGTCGCCCAGGAGCGGGGCCTGCCGTTGATCACGTACGCGGTGGGGGTCGGGCCGCTCGGCGAGGCGGTGGACACCGGCATGGTCCGGGAGACGCTGTCCAGCGCGATCCAGGTGACGGTGCGGGACCAGGAGTCCCGGATGGTGCTGGAGGAGGCCGGGCTGCTGAACCCGATCACGGTCACCGCCGACCCGGCGTTCCTCCTGCAACCGGAGGACTTTCCGGCCCACCTGCTCGCCGAGGAGGGTGTGCCGGTGGGGCAGCGGCTGGTGGGGATCAGCGTGCGGGAGCCGGGGCGGGCCGCCGAACGGCTGGACGTGGACGGTTACCACCGGCTGCTGGCCCAGATCGGTGACTTCCTGGTGCACCGGATCGACGCGTGCGTGCTGTTCGTGCCCATGGAACGCGACGACATCCGGCACGCCCACGGGGTGCTGTCCCACATGGTCGCGGCCGACCGGGGTCGGATCCTGCACGGCACCTACTCGCCGCAGCAGATCCTCGGGCTGATGCGCCACTTCGACCTGGCCGTCGGCATGCGCCTGCACTTCCTGATCTTCGCGGCGATGGTCGGCACACCGTTTTTGCCCCTGCCGTACGCCGGCAAGGTCTTCGACCTGGCCCAACGGCTCGGCGTGCCGGCCCTGCGCGGTGTGGAACGCGAGGTCGAGGGGCCGCTGCTGGCCGAGGTCGACCGGTTGTGGGACGAGCGCGAGCAACGCGCCGAGGGCACCGCGCGACGGGTGGCCGAGGTGTGCGATCAGGCGCGGGGCACCTCGGAGGTCACCCGGGGCGTGTTGGAGAGCCTGCGCAGACAGACCCTCACCCGGGTCTGA